One genomic segment of Amycolatopsis sp. WQ 127309 includes these proteins:
- a CDS encoding ABC transporter ATP-binding protein: MSTAVRVRALTKSFGDRTVLNGLDLDIAPGEFVALIGESGCGKTTLLRLLAGLDESDGGDLAAPPERAVVFQEHRLLPWRPVWQNVAVGLPRAGARDAATRALAEVGLTGHADAWPATLSGGEAQRVALARALVREPRLLLLDEPFAALDALTRIKMHALVRRLVAVHRPAVLLVTHDVDEAILLADRVVALREGRLAAEHRVAFDGERNRRNPEFEQLRYRLLAELGVAADAELAESR, from the coding sequence GTGAGCACCGCTGTGCGCGTGCGCGCGCTGACCAAGAGCTTCGGTGACCGGACCGTCCTCAACGGACTCGACCTCGACATCGCGCCCGGCGAGTTCGTCGCCCTGATCGGCGAAAGCGGCTGCGGCAAGACGACGTTGCTGCGGCTGCTGGCCGGGCTCGACGAGTCCGACGGCGGCGATCTGGCCGCGCCGCCCGAGCGGGCGGTGGTGTTCCAGGAGCACCGGCTGCTGCCGTGGCGGCCGGTGTGGCAGAACGTCGCGGTCGGCCTCCCCCGCGCCGGGGCGCGCGACGCCGCGACCCGGGCGCTGGCCGAGGTCGGCCTGACCGGCCACGCCGACGCCTGGCCCGCGACGCTGTCCGGCGGTGAGGCCCAGCGCGTCGCCCTCGCCAGGGCGCTGGTCCGCGAGCCGCGCCTGCTGCTGCTCGACGAGCCGTTCGCCGCCCTCGACGCGCTCACCCGGATCAAGATGCACGCACTGGTCCGGCGCCTGGTCGCCGTCCACCGCCCGGCCGTCCTGCTGGTCACCCACGACGTCGACGAGGCGATCCTGCTCGCCGACCGCGTCGTCGCGCTGCGCGAAGGCCGGCTGGCCGCCGAACACCGCGTCGCCTTCGACGGCGAACGCAACCGCCGCAACCCCGAGTTCGAGCAGCTGCGCTACCGGCTGCTCGCCGAACTCGGCG
- a CDS encoding NrtA/SsuA/CpmA family ABC transporter substrate-binding protein: MTLSRRTFLTAAGLAAVAAPLAACATGSAGGATQGKVRLTYSTISLPKARGVLEKTLKDQGLTVEWVGPFPNHAPTLQAVVGGTADFSFGGSTTPADQAILSGADLVYVAWAASTPRTTAIVAGANTGIRKVTDLVGKTVAVNKAGLGEFLLVAALEKYQVPRESVKVTYLNPPEASAAFGAGKIDAWAIWQGFREIAEVQYGAKAIFVDGDELDFQIDFTSYLVRREYAEQNADTIRKVIKAFQADQDWQNQNYKQSLDIGNAVSHYPQAVLDKMAAKNVQTKLSLINDDGIAQLQRGADWLSRRKILSGPITVADHSVKL, translated from the coding sequence ATGACGCTTTCCCGACGCACCTTCCTGACCGCGGCCGGCCTGGCCGCCGTAGCCGCTCCGCTCGCCGCGTGCGCCACCGGTTCGGCCGGCGGCGCCACCCAGGGCAAGGTCCGGCTGACCTACAGCACGATCTCGCTGCCCAAGGCCCGCGGCGTGCTGGAGAAGACGCTCAAGGACCAGGGCCTCACGGTCGAGTGGGTCGGGCCGTTCCCCAACCACGCGCCGACGCTGCAGGCCGTCGTCGGCGGCACCGCGGACTTCAGCTTCGGCGGCAGCACCACCCCCGCCGACCAGGCGATCCTCTCCGGCGCCGACCTCGTCTACGTCGCCTGGGCCGCGTCCACCCCGCGCACCACGGCGATCGTCGCGGGCGCGAACACCGGGATCCGGAAGGTGACGGATCTCGTGGGCAAGACCGTGGCGGTCAACAAAGCCGGGCTCGGCGAGTTCCTTCTTGTGGCGGCGCTGGAGAAGTACCAGGTGCCGCGCGAATCCGTGAAGGTCACCTACCTCAACCCGCCCGAGGCGTCCGCCGCGTTCGGTGCCGGGAAGATCGACGCCTGGGCCATCTGGCAGGGCTTCCGCGAGATCGCCGAGGTGCAGTACGGCGCCAAGGCCATCTTCGTCGACGGCGACGAGCTGGACTTCCAGATCGACTTCACCAGCTACCTCGTCCGCCGTGAGTACGCCGAGCAGAACGCCGACACGATCCGCAAGGTGATCAAGGCGTTCCAAGCCGACCAGGACTGGCAGAACCAGAACTACAAGCAGTCCCTGGACATCGGCAACGCCGTCTCCCACTACCCGCAGGCGGTGCTGGACAAGATGGCCGCGAAGAACGTCCAGACGAAGCTGTCGCTCATCAACGACGACGGCATCGCGCAGCTGCAGCGCGGCGCCGACTGGCTGAGCCGGCGCAAGATCCTGAGCGGGCCGATCACCGTCGCCGACCACTCCGTCAAGCTGTGA
- a CDS encoding ABC transporter permease subunit: MTRAVVVPSAALPASTRARSRGFPYRAASWLTPVAVLALWELLARLGVLPKQVLPAPSSVLAKAGDLLADGELVTNLLASLQRSATGFAIGASTGVALGLLVGLSKVAEALLDRSIQMVRAVPFLAILPLVIVWFGIGEAGKIFLISLGSAVPLYLTTVLGIRQIDPKLLEMTDVVGLGRAAQIRWVVLPGALPSILGGLRLSLTAAWLALVIAETLGADAGLGFMATNAREFLQTDVIVLVVIIYAVIGILCDLVTRLLERRLLRWHPTYARLTA, translated from the coding sequence GTGACGCGCGCCGTGGTCGTCCCGTCGGCGGCGCTCCCGGCGAGTACGCGCGCCCGGAGCCGCGGGTTCCCGTACCGCGCCGCGTCGTGGCTGACGCCGGTCGCCGTGCTCGCGCTCTGGGAACTGCTGGCGCGGCTGGGCGTCCTGCCCAAGCAGGTGCTCCCGGCGCCGAGCAGCGTCCTGGCCAAGGCGGGCGACCTTCTCGCCGACGGCGAGTTGGTCACGAACCTGCTGGCCAGCCTGCAGCGCTCGGCCACCGGGTTCGCCATCGGGGCGAGTACCGGCGTCGCGCTCGGGCTGCTCGTCGGACTGTCCAAAGTGGCCGAAGCGCTGCTCGACCGCAGCATCCAGATGGTGCGCGCGGTCCCGTTCCTGGCGATCCTGCCCCTGGTCATCGTCTGGTTCGGGATCGGCGAGGCCGGGAAGATCTTCCTGATCTCGCTGGGGTCCGCCGTCCCGCTGTACCTGACGACGGTGCTCGGCATCCGTCAGATCGACCCGAAGCTGCTGGAGATGACCGACGTCGTCGGCCTGGGCCGCGCGGCGCAGATCCGCTGGGTGGTCCTGCCCGGCGCACTGCCCTCGATCCTGGGCGGGCTGCGGCTGTCGCTCACCGCGGCCTGGCTCGCCCTGGTCATCGCGGAAACTCTCGGCGCCGACGCCGGGCTCGGGTTCATGGCCACCAACGCCCGGGAGTTCCTGCAGACCGACGTGATCGTCCTCGTCGTGATCATCTACGCCGTGATCGGGATCCTCTGCGACCTCGTCACCCGGCTGCTCGAACGCCGCCTGCTGCGCTGGCACCCCACCTACGCCCGCCTGACCGCCTGA
- a CDS encoding ABC transporter substrate-binding protein: MPSKPRLALLLLAALLGLATLTACGSSTSDASGEVVLRVGDQTGATQSRLKAAGLLDNLPYKIEWSQFAAAVNLHEALRADAIDIGGANDSPTVTAIAGGSKIKVAAAWSNGGRGTYILVPKDSPIRTLADLKGKRVSPTTRGSVAHYLVIGALKQAGLSDKDVTLNFLAPTEANSAFATGSIDAWATWSVYAARARGELGARVLSDGAGINSGLNVLSATDTALADPRKRTAIQDFASRVDKGYAWSKDNPDAFDKWYAGFAHQPLAVATQVRPDETTYQRIPVDATLAGQLQKTYDTWVQQGLFPGGKDLSKYIDSGIDPR; this comes from the coding sequence ATGCCTTCGAAACCCCGGCTCGCGCTGCTACTGCTGGCCGCCCTGCTCGGCCTCGCCACGCTCACCGCGTGCGGATCGTCCACTTCGGACGCTTCCGGTGAGGTGGTGCTGCGCGTCGGCGACCAGACCGGCGCCACGCAGTCCCGGCTGAAGGCTGCCGGGCTGCTCGACAACCTGCCGTACAAGATCGAGTGGTCGCAGTTCGCCGCGGCCGTCAACCTGCACGAGGCCCTGCGCGCCGACGCGATCGACATCGGTGGCGCCAACGACTCCCCCACCGTCACCGCGATCGCCGGCGGCTCGAAGATCAAGGTCGCCGCGGCCTGGAGCAACGGCGGCAGGGGCACCTACATCCTGGTGCCGAAGGACAGCCCGATCCGCACGCTGGCCGACCTCAAGGGCAAGCGGGTCTCCCCGACCACCCGCGGCAGCGTCGCGCACTACCTCGTGATCGGCGCACTGAAGCAGGCCGGGCTGAGCGACAAGGACGTCACGCTGAACTTCCTCGCCCCGACCGAGGCGAACTCCGCCTTCGCGACCGGCAGCATCGACGCCTGGGCCACCTGGAGCGTCTACGCCGCGCGTGCCCGCGGCGAACTCGGCGCGCGCGTCCTGTCCGACGGCGCGGGCATCAACAGCGGCCTCAACGTGCTGTCCGCCACCGACACCGCGCTCGCCGACCCGCGCAAGCGCACCGCGATCCAGGACTTCGCGAGCCGCGTCGACAAGGGCTACGCGTGGTCCAAGGACAACCCGGACGCGTTCGACAAGTGGTACGCCGGCTTCGCGCACCAGCCCCTGGCCGTCGCCACCCAGGTCCGGCCGGACGAGACGACCTACCAGCGCATCCCGGTCGACGCCACGCTCGCCGGCCAGCTGCAGAAGACGTACGACACCTGGGTCCAGCAGGGGCTGTTCCCGGGCGGCAAGGACTTGAGCAAGTACATCGACTCCGGGATCGATCCGCGGTGA
- a CDS encoding DsbA family protein, whose amino-acid sequence MALEVVEYTDPACPWAWGSEPKFRWLRGNLPGARWRRVFGILFDDDEDPAPDPAAEAAWYAKFIDGVTEHTGAPKAPHLAWVARTSWPASLAAKAAEAQGETVAEDVLSRLRETTFVLGTPADDTDRVLAAVDGVPGLDLAALHAAMLSDAVRQAVREDWRETRNPCPEVLDITAPGPHSGRAKHLEHHVRYALPTLTFTGPGGRFVVPGWRPLREYADAVRAAGGGTLDCPL is encoded by the coding sequence GTGGCGCTCGAAGTCGTCGAGTACACCGACCCCGCCTGCCCGTGGGCGTGGGGTTCGGAGCCGAAGTTCCGCTGGCTGCGCGGAAACCTCCCCGGCGCCCGGTGGCGCCGGGTGTTCGGCATCCTCTTCGACGACGACGAGGACCCGGCGCCGGATCCGGCCGCCGAAGCCGCCTGGTACGCGAAGTTCATCGACGGCGTCACCGAGCACACGGGCGCCCCGAAGGCGCCGCACCTGGCTTGGGTGGCGCGGACGAGCTGGCCGGCTTCCCTGGCCGCGAAAGCCGCTGAGGCCCAAGGGGAAACCGTCGCCGAGGACGTCCTGAGCCGGCTGCGCGAGACGACGTTCGTCCTCGGCACCCCGGCCGACGACACCGATCGCGTGCTCGCCGCCGTCGACGGCGTCCCCGGCCTCGACCTCGCGGCGTTGCACGCGGCCATGCTGAGCGACGCCGTCCGCCAGGCCGTGCGCGAAGACTGGCGCGAAACCCGGAACCCGTGCCCGGAAGTCCTCGACATCACCGCGCCCGGACCGCACAGCGGCCGCGCGAAGCACCTCGAGCACCACGTCCGCTACGCCCTGCCGACGCTGACCTTCACCGGTCCGGGCGGCCGGTTCGTCGTGCCCGGCTGGCGTCCGCTGCGGGAGTACGCCGACGCCGTGCGCGCGGCGGGCGGCGGCACGCTCGACTGTCCACTGTAG
- a CDS encoding cupin domain-containing protein has translation MTDLWHQPLRHIRGADLTGDTNQTTGMKRLEAISGKTVGSQKVWMGETHVAPVTNSGDHHHGEAETAIYVKSGHPVFVFADGDEEIRLETGPGDYIFVPPYVPHREENPTDEEAVVIIARSSQEGIVVNLPSLWSPVDVPTE, from the coding sequence ATGACCGACCTCTGGCACCAGCCCCTGCGCCACATCCGCGGCGCGGACCTCACCGGCGACACCAACCAGACCACCGGGATGAAGCGCCTGGAGGCGATCTCCGGCAAGACCGTCGGGTCGCAGAAGGTCTGGATGGGCGAGACGCACGTCGCGCCGGTGACCAACTCCGGCGACCACCACCACGGCGAAGCCGAGACGGCGATCTACGTCAAGTCGGGCCACCCGGTGTTCGTCTTCGCCGACGGTGACGAGGAAATCCGCCTCGAGACCGGGCCCGGCGACTACATCTTCGTGCCGCCGTACGTGCCGCACCGCGAGGAGAACCCGACCGACGAAGAGGCCGTCGTGATCATCGCGCGCAGCAGCCAGGAAGGCATCGTGGTCAACCTGCCGAGTCTCTGGTCCCCGGTCGACGTCCCCACGGAGTGA
- a CDS encoding Rrf2 family transcriptional regulator, producing the protein MRISARADYAIRVLLELAADTTRPITCEAVASTQDIPARFIKAVLRDLRQAGLVRSQRGCEGGYWLARAAAEITVRDAVVAVDGEFLSVRGESRPALAYHGTAAGLTPFWSGLESGLAAILRATTIADLLTDAAAEAVT; encoded by the coding sequence ATGCGCATCTCGGCCAGGGCGGACTACGCGATCAGGGTCCTGCTGGAGCTCGCCGCGGACACCACGCGGCCGATCACCTGCGAAGCCGTCGCGTCCACCCAGGACATCCCGGCGCGGTTCATCAAGGCCGTGCTGCGCGACCTGCGCCAGGCCGGGCTGGTCCGCAGCCAGCGCGGCTGCGAGGGCGGCTACTGGCTGGCCCGGGCCGCCGCGGAGATCACCGTGCGGGACGCCGTCGTGGCGGTCGACGGCGAGTTCCTGAGCGTCCGCGGCGAATCGCGCCCGGCGCTGGCCTACCACGGGACGGCCGCCGGGCTCACGCCGTTCTGGTCCGGGCTCGAGTCCGGCCTGGCCGCCATCCTGCGCGCGACGACCATCGCCGACCTGCTCACGGACGCGGCCGCCGAAGCCGTCACCTGA
- a CDS encoding alpha/beta hydrolase: MTLAEAIRWAPAAGVPVRGTVVLLPGRGEHPAHYARLGTRLAFDGYRVTVPEADLPVKVTAGPGPVVLLGHDTGAVRALDLAAKLPVDAVIASGLPLGGSTGWDDELDARTACPVHRALLDADDRFAPGELHPPVTSPLAEPAVPVLVLHGEADKVAGPEAARAYAAKLPEGRFVLVGGGRHDVLNDVDHRSVAAEIVQFLEWLRAGTGTPALVRG; the protein is encoded by the coding sequence ATGACCCTGGCCGAAGCGATCCGCTGGGCCCCGGCCGCGGGCGTCCCGGTCCGCGGCACGGTGGTGCTGCTGCCCGGGCGGGGCGAGCACCCCGCGCACTACGCCCGGCTCGGCACGCGGCTCGCCTTCGACGGCTACCGCGTCACCGTCCCCGAAGCCGACCTCCCGGTGAAGGTCACGGCGGGCCCGGGTCCCGTCGTGCTGCTCGGCCACGACACCGGCGCCGTCCGGGCCCTCGACCTCGCCGCGAAACTGCCGGTCGACGCGGTGATCGCCAGCGGGCTCCCGCTCGGCGGTTCCACCGGCTGGGACGACGAGCTGGACGCGCGGACCGCGTGCCCGGTCCACCGCGCCCTGCTCGACGCCGACGACCGGTTCGCCCCCGGCGAGCTGCACCCGCCCGTCACGAGCCCGCTCGCGGAGCCCGCGGTGCCCGTCCTGGTCCTGCACGGCGAGGCCGACAAGGTCGCCGGCCCCGAGGCCGCCCGGGCGTACGCGGCGAAGCTGCCGGAGGGCCGGTTCGTGCTCGTCGGCGGCGGCCGCCACGACGTGCTCAACGACGTCGACCACCGCAGCGTCGCGGCCGAGATCGTCCAGTTCCTGGAATGGCTGCGGGCCGGAACGGGCACACCGGCGCTGGTCCGGGGATGA